A DNA window from Mucilaginibacter xinganensis contains the following coding sequences:
- a CDS encoding M20/M25/M40 family metallo-hydrolase: MKNTYTQSRLGLWQKTLPFMLGAVLISSIALAQSNKPVIDSIMAEETNNSQLEKLAHELFDGVGPRLVGTPQMKQANDWAVAKYKSWDIPAHNEKWGEWRGWERGVSHIDMVSPRVKSLEGTQLAWSPGMGKKTTTAEIIILPDLADSVAFQQWLPNVKGKFVMISMCQPTGRPDDNWKEFATTESFDKMKKERSAMTDAWRKRVSKTGLNNKTLPVALENAGAVGILTNNWSAGFGVDKIFGAYTKKVPTVDIALEDYGMLYRLTESGANPKISVHTESKELGVVPTFNTIAEIKGSEKPEEYVMLSAHFDSWDGGTGATDNGTGTLTMMEAMRLLKKYYPHPKRTILVGHWGSEEEGLNGSRAFVEDHPEIVKNLQALFNQDNGTGRVVNLTGQGYVEAKDYLTRWLAAVPDTIKNRIKTVFPGAPGGGGSDFASFVAVGAPGFSLGSLSWSYGSYTWHTNRDTYDKIVFSDLKNNAMLAAMLAYMASEDPAKTVNTKTEGIKWPVQVKATRRGGLDK; the protein is encoded by the coding sequence ATGAAAAACACCTATACCCAATCCCGCTTAGGCCTTTGGCAAAAAACATTGCCCTTTATGTTAGGTGCGGTGCTTATCAGCAGCATTGCATTGGCACAATCAAACAAACCGGTTATTGACAGCATAATGGCCGAAGAAACAAACAACTCGCAATTGGAAAAATTGGCCCATGAGCTTTTTGATGGCGTTGGCCCCCGTTTGGTGGGCACCCCGCAAATGAAACAAGCTAATGACTGGGCTGTTGCCAAATATAAAAGCTGGGACATCCCGGCTCATAATGAAAAATGGGGCGAATGGCGTGGCTGGGAACGTGGGGTTTCGCACATTGATATGGTGTCTCCACGGGTAAAATCCCTTGAAGGTACCCAATTGGCCTGGAGCCCTGGAATGGGCAAAAAGACTACCACGGCCGAAATAATTATATTACCCGATTTAGCCGACTCTGTTGCTTTTCAACAATGGCTGCCAAATGTAAAAGGTAAGTTTGTTATGATCTCCATGTGCCAGCCTACCGGCAGGCCCGATGATAACTGGAAGGAATTTGCTACAACGGAATCTTTTGATAAAATGAAAAAAGAGCGCAGCGCCATGACTGATGCCTGGCGTAAACGCGTCAGCAAAACCGGCCTTAATAATAAAACATTACCGGTAGCGCTTGAAAATGCCGGGGCAGTGGGGATATTAACCAATAACTGGTCTGCCGGATTTGGAGTTGATAAAATTTTTGGCGCTTATACTAAAAAAGTACCGACCGTTGATATTGCACTGGAAGATTACGGGATGCTTTACCGTTTAACCGAATCGGGTGCAAACCCGAAGATCAGCGTGCATACCGAATCAAAAGAACTGGGTGTAGTACCAACCTTTAATACCATCGCCGAAATAAAAGGCAGCGAAAAGCCTGAAGAATATGTAATGTTAAGCGCGCACTTCGACTCGTGGGATGGCGGAACCGGGGCTACCGACAATGGCACCGGCACCCTTACCATGATGGAGGCTATGCGCTTGTTAAAGAAATATTATCCCCACCCCAAACGCACCATATTGGTTGGCCATTGGGGCAGCGAAGAGGAAGGATTGAACGGTTCACGGGCTTTTGTAGAAGATCACCCTGAAATAGTAAAAAACCTGCAGGCACTTTTTAACCAGGATAACGGCACCGGCCGCGTGGTAAACCTGACCGGGCAAGGCTATGTCGAGGCCAAAGACTACCTTACCCGCTGGCTTGCCGCAGTACCTGATACTATTAAGAACCGCATAAAAACGGTATTCCCCGGCGCACCCGGAGGCGGCGGTTCAGACTTTGCCTCATTTGTTGCCGTCGGTGCACCCGGCTTTTCGTTAGGCTCGCTTAGCTGGTCGTATGGGTCATATACCTGGCATACCAACCGCGACACCTACGACAAAATAGTTTTTAGTGACCTGAAAAATAACGCCATGCTTGCTGCCATGTTAGCCTACATGGCCAGCGAAGACCCCGCAAAAACAGTAAACACAAAAACAGAAGGGATTAAATGGCCGGTTCAGGTAAAAGCGACACGGAGGGGTGGGTTGGATAAGTAA
- a CDS encoding family 20 glycosylhydrolase, protein MKKLKYLLLLFTGLAVSINLFAQQTTDSLYQVKGFAIAAPRPNGVADFIKFIDEELAPRKVNTLILRVDYNYQYKSHPELMDSIALSKSDVKKIVEACKKHNISIIPQVNLLGHQSWANKTGMLLRVYPEFDETPWIKVPLTAGEYKWPNADGLYCKSYCPLHPGVHKIVFDVIDEVMDVFEASAFHAGMDEVFYLGEDKCPRCAGRDKAVLFADEVQTIRDHLAEKGRELWIWGDRLIDGRTTGIGEWAASYNNTWKAIDLIPRDVVICDWQYDQDNQTAVYFAMKGLRVVTCAWNRPQVALSQVENLYRSRAASGRELKRRFYGVAETIWSSPVQFLDGYYGRSINPESGNNTPWNTFRVMFDKINQLEQAASTK, encoded by the coding sequence ATGAAAAAACTTAAATACTTATTGCTGTTATTTACCGGCCTTGCTGTAAGCATCAATTTGTTTGCCCAACAAACTACAGATAGCCTTTACCAGGTAAAAGGCTTCGCAATAGCGGCGCCGAGGCCTAATGGTGTTGCAGATTTTATTAAATTTATTGATGAAGAACTGGCACCGCGTAAAGTGAATACGCTGATATTGAGGGTTGATTATAACTACCAGTATAAAAGCCACCCGGAACTAATGGATTCAATAGCGCTTTCAAAAAGCGATGTTAAAAAAATTGTGGAGGCGTGTAAGAAGCATAATATTAGTATTATTCCGCAGGTTAACTTGTTGGGGCACCAGTCATGGGCCAACAAAACAGGGATGTTATTGAGGGTTTATCCCGAATTTGATGAAACTCCATGGATTAAAGTTCCTTTAACTGCGGGCGAATATAAATGGCCCAACGCCGATGGTTTGTATTGTAAAAGTTATTGCCCGCTTCATCCTGGTGTTCATAAAATTGTGTTCGACGTGATTGATGAGGTAATGGATGTGTTTGAAGCAAGTGCTTTTCATGCGGGGATGGATGAAGTATTTTACCTGGGCGAGGATAAATGCCCGCGTTGCGCCGGGCGCGATAAGGCTGTCCTGTTTGCTGATGAAGTACAAACTATTCGTGATCATTTGGCCGAAAAAGGCCGGGAACTTTGGATTTGGGGCGACCGTTTAATTGACGGCAGAACTACCGGCATAGGCGAGTGGGCCGCAAGTTATAATAATACATGGAAGGCTATTGACCTCATCCCGCGCGATGTGGTGATCTGCGACTGGCAGTATGACCAGGATAATCAAACAGCAGTTTATTTTGCAATGAAAGGCTTAAGAGTAGTGACCTGCGCGTGGAATCGTCCGCAGGTAGCGTTGAGCCAGGTAGAAAATCTGTATCGTTCAAGGGCCGCATCCGGCAGGGAGCTTAAACGCCGTTTTTACGGAGTTGCGGAAACCATCTGGTCGTCGCCTGTTCAGTTTCTTGATGGGTATTATGGAAGGTCAATTAACCCTGAATCCGGTAACAATACCCCGTGGAATACTTTCAGGGTAATGTTTGATAAGATAAATCAGTTGGAGCAGGCCGCTTCAACCAAATGA
- a CDS encoding DUF4255 domain-containing protein, giving the protein MIRTALEFLKKELETYMVDREQDPASYSAGNVVDLKSIVLPNGNINITESTHVTVMLVNIEEERREGKQPYYIPTDDKKFLKLSPPVEIDLFLLFVANNADYPTALRDLSDVIEFFQSHTVFDSQKYPSLNASVTDPVNKVWQLIERLSIKLVSLTFEQQNNLWGMLSSKYMPSAVYRVKMLTVFETKSDEKVAAISELNFVEN; this is encoded by the coding sequence ATGATCCGCACTGCACTCGAATTCTTAAAGAAAGAACTTGAAACCTACATGGTTGACCGGGAGCAGGATCCCGCAAGTTATAGCGCCGGTAATGTGGTCGATTTAAAATCTATTGTGTTACCCAATGGCAATATCAACATTACGGAAAGCACCCACGTTACGGTAATGCTGGTAAATATTGAGGAGGAGCGGCGCGAAGGCAAGCAGCCGTATTATATCCCTACTGACGATAAGAAGTTTTTAAAGCTGAGTCCCCCGGTGGAGATTGACCTTTTCCTGTTGTTCGTAGCCAACAACGCTGATTACCCTACAGCTTTACGCGATCTTTCGGATGTAATTGAATTTTTTCAGTCGCACACTGTATTTGATAGTCAAAAGTATCCGTCGCTCAATGCATCGGTAACTGACCCGGTTAACAAGGTTTGGCAATTGATTGAAAGGCTGAGCATTAAACTGGTAAGCCTAACCTTTGAACAGCAGAATAATTTATGGGGAATGTTGAGCTCCAAATATATGCCCAGTGCTGTGTACCGTGTGAAAATGCTCACCGTTTTTGAAACCAAAAGCGATGAAAAAGTTGCTGCAATTAGTGAACTTAATTTTGTTGAAAACTGA
- a CDS encoding phage tail sheath family protein: protein MANYRSPGVYVEEISTLPPSIAEVESAVPAFVGYTSIATNLVTNDLANVPTPINSMSDYVQFFGGPDVEDPANITIDIDEKQSGGKTTGYSAVITPDLTQMSTHILYHAVKHYFANGGTRCYITSVGKYANAIALADLEAGFDAVGAIDGPTILLCPEAIHLGASFASLNQYMADQAASLTDRFAIIDTLAPTIPKTAGSITTDVATAINGVNPSGKAPFALQYAAVYYPYLETIYNYAFNFDALTISTYKINGATPAPADPKAGATMLSLKTTASSLYNFILAKFQQLHITLPPSAAIAGVYCGVDQKIGVWKAPANISLSDVVKANVTVARIDQDLLNVNDQTGKSVNAILNSPGFGTVVMGARTLDGNDNEWRYINVRRFFITVEQSIKNSMGMFVFEPNTSATWVKVQAMVENYLFLKWRDGALAGAKPEQAFFVNIGLGSTMTSVDILEGRLIIQIGMAVARPAEFIIMQFEQMMQTS from the coding sequence ATGGCAAATTACAGATCTCCGGGTGTATATGTAGAGGAAATATCTACCCTTCCACCTTCAATAGCAGAAGTTGAATCTGCTGTTCCTGCTTTTGTAGGCTATACAAGTATAGCTACTAACCTGGTTACAAACGACCTGGCAAACGTACCTACACCCATCAATAGCATGAGTGATTATGTACAGTTTTTTGGCGGTCCTGATGTTGAAGACCCGGCTAACATAACCATTGACATTGATGAAAAACAGTCGGGAGGTAAAACAACAGGGTATAGTGCTGTAATAACTCCTGATTTAACGCAAATGAGTACCCATATTTTGTATCACGCTGTAAAGCATTATTTTGCAAATGGAGGTACAAGATGCTATATTACATCGGTAGGTAAGTATGCCAATGCCATTGCGCTGGCAGATCTGGAAGCAGGTTTTGATGCAGTAGGCGCAATAGATGGGCCTACCATTTTGCTGTGTCCTGAGGCAATTCACCTGGGCGCCAGCTTTGCTTCGCTCAACCAGTACATGGCCGACCAGGCAGCTTCACTTACTGATCGTTTTGCTATTATTGATACGCTGGCACCAACTATTCCTAAAACAGCAGGTTCCATAACAACTGATGTGGCAACTGCAATAAACGGAGTGAACCCATCCGGTAAGGCACCATTCGCGCTTCAATATGCAGCGGTATATTATCCTTACCTGGAGACCATTTACAATTATGCCTTTAATTTTGACGCGCTTACCATAAGCACTTATAAAATAAATGGTGCCACCCCTGCGCCTGCCGATCCGAAAGCCGGAGCAACAATGTTATCGCTCAAAACTACGGCATCAAGTTTATACAATTTTATCCTTGCCAAATTCCAGCAGTTACACATCACCTTACCACCTTCTGCTGCTATTGCGGGTGTGTATTGTGGCGTTGATCAAAAGATAGGGGTATGGAAGGCACCTGCAAATATTTCGCTAAGCGATGTTGTAAAAGCAAATGTTACCGTTGCCCGGATTGACCAGGACTTGCTGAATGTAAATGACCAAACCGGTAAATCGGTAAATGCCATATTGAATTCGCCGGGTTTTGGTACGGTAGTAATGGGCGCCCGCACGCTGGACGGCAATGATAACGAGTGGAGGTACATTAACGTTCGCCGCTTTTTTATAACCGTTGAACAGTCTATTAAAAACTCAATGGGCATGTTTGTTTTTGAGCCAAATACTTCGGCAACCTGGGTAAAGGTGCAAGCTATGGTTGAAAATTACCTTTTCCTGAAATGGCGCGATGGTGCTTTAGCCGGTGCCAAACCTGAGCAGGCGTTTTTTGTAAACATCGGGCTGGGCAGCACAATGACCTCTGTTGATATATTAGAGGGAAGGCTTATTATCCAGATTGGTATGGCGGTGGCACGCCCGGCTGAATTTATCATTATGCAGTTTGAGCAGATGATGCAAACCTCTTAA
- a CDS encoding phage tail protein has protein sequence MANYPLPVFHFSVSLGGGAPIGFSEVSGLSQEVQAIEYRDGLMTYTTMPLKRPGLRKSGNITLKRGMTTANNDLYDWLNNKGNPGVDRRDLTITLLNDENNPVFVWSIAQAWPVKIEGPGLKATGNETAIESIELVHEGITLKSA, from the coding sequence ATGGCAAATTATCCATTACCAGTCTTCCATTTCAGTGTTTCATTGGGCGGCGGTGCACCTATAGGTTTTTCAGAAGTAAGCGGACTTTCGCAGGAAGTTCAGGCCATTGAATACAGGGATGGCTTAATGACATATACCACCATGCCGCTGAAAAGACCGGGGCTAAGAAAATCAGGTAACATTACTTTGAAAAGGGGTATGACTACCGCAAACAACGATCTGTACGATTGGCTGAATAATAAAGGAAATCCCGGTGTTGATCGCAGAGACCTTACGATCACTTTGTTAAATGATGAAAACAACCCTGTTTTTGTTTGGAGCATAGCGCAGGCCTGGCCGGTTAAAATTGAGGGCCCCGGTTTAAAAGCAACCGGGAACGAAACAGCTATTGAATCAATTGAGCTTGTACACGAAGGGATAACATTAAAATCGGCTTAA
- a CDS encoding phage tail protein has protein sequence MATYYPPAGFHFKVEFVGVSGADSDTEQRFQEVSGLSVEIETEELREGGENRFVYKLPKRAKYPNLVLKRGLLKGTALLAWFKSAQNTYFMVPIYDFKPADIMITLLDEADQPYAIWNVVQAYPLKWSTSDFKSTDNSVVVETIELAYQYFERKM, from the coding sequence ATGGCAACCTACTATCCACCGGCAGGCTTTCACTTCAAAGTTGAATTTGTTGGGGTAAGCGGTGCTGACAGCGATACCGAACAACGCTTTCAGGAAGTTAGCGGCTTGTCTGTAGAGATTGAAACGGAAGAATTACGCGAGGGCGGGGAGAACAGGTTTGTTTATAAACTGCCCAAAAGGGCCAAATATCCAAATCTTGTTTTGAAAAGAGGATTGCTAAAAGGGACAGCCCTGCTTGCCTGGTTCAAATCGGCACAGAATACCTATTTCATGGTACCGATATACGATTTTAAACCTGCAGATATTATGATAACGTTGCTGGACGAAGCGGATCAGCCCTATGCCATCTGGAATGTAGTGCAGGCCTACCCGTTAAAGTGGTCAACGTCTGATTTTAAATCGACAGACAACTCAGTAGTAGTGGAAACCATAGAACTGGCTTATCAATATTTTGAACGAAAAATGTAA
- a CDS encoding DUF5908 family protein: protein MPVQINEIIIRAVVDPAPVNSGSSSQTPQGVGSDESYEAVEKVLEIIKEKQER from the coding sequence ATGCCTGTACAGATCAATGAAATAATTATCAGGGCGGTTGTTGACCCGGCACCTGTGAACAGCGGCAGCAGCAGCCAGACGCCGCAGGGCGTCGGAAGCGATGAAAGTTATGAAGCTGTAGAAAAAGTATTGGAAATAATTAAAGAAAAACAGGAACGCTGA
- a CDS encoding CIS tube protein — MDTQSAAMLPFNLKILQTDVNGIPILGVPFLAMFNPENIAISESVIWEVTTPPGQTGTDPRHVGIQPRTFTIELTLDGTGVNTNGVKIPVTAQVLLFRLVTTTISGTIHRPNYLLLQYGLFICNCVLNSSTVTYTMFDMFGLPIRAKISASFTERTLSTFGNIMSMLSSPDLTHSVQVMEGDLLPLLTTRIYKDQNYYLQVAKVNKLKNFRKLKAGSTLIFPPISNK, encoded by the coding sequence ATGGATACTCAAAGTGCGGCAATGTTGCCATTTAACCTTAAGATCTTACAAACAGATGTGAATGGGATCCCTATTCTTGGTGTACCATTCCTGGCTATGTTCAATCCCGAAAACATCGCTATTAGCGAGTCGGTAATATGGGAAGTAACAACGCCGCCGGGCCAAACCGGCACCGACCCAAGGCACGTAGGGATTCAACCACGCACATTTACCATAGAGCTTACGCTTGATGGCACGGGTGTTAACACAAATGGCGTAAAGATCCCGGTTACAGCGCAGGTATTGCTTTTCAGGCTGGTAACAACCACCATTTCGGGCACCATTCACCGACCTAATTATTTATTGCTGCAATACGGTTTATTCATATGTAATTGTGTTTTAAACAGCTCAACAGTTACCTATACCATGTTTGATATGTTCGGCCTGCCCATCCGGGCCAAGATCAGCGCATCATTTACCGAGCGCACGCTTTCAACGTTCGGTAATATCATGAGCATGCTTTCTTCACCTGATCTTACCCATTCGGTACAGGTAATGGAAGGGGACTTGTTACCACTTTTAACAACCCGGATTTATAAGGATCAAAACTATTACTTACAAGTGGCGAAGGTTAACAAGCTCAAAAATTTTAGAAAGCTTAAAGCGGGCAGCACATTGATTTTTCCGCCAATTTCAAATAAATAG
- the vgrG gene encoding type VI secretion system tip protein VgrG translates to MLDSLPPGTPPPTDVVSQKVLINGTVQSNEVLLSRITVNKTFNKVAYAKIVFLDGSASAADFPLSDNDNYKPGNEIEIQLGYHGQVETVFKGIIVKHAIKARQNGSSLLLIEAKDKAIKLTANRNSAYYIEKKDSDVITTLAGSLDNDIDDTTVTHPQLVQFDTTDWDFIVTRAEANGMLVLTDDGKLVVKKPATGGTAVLTATYGQGIYEFEAEMDARRQIAGVTGISWDYTQQQMEQSDPGVASFSDNGNISTADLGDVIGAQVKLNHPGHLTQPQLQAWADAYELRNHLSKNVGRVRIQGNSGVKPGAMITLAGVGDRFNGDVFVSGTQHVFDGNWITDVQFGWNEELFYKKEGVMDKPTGGLLPGVNGLLIGTVLDVDDADAGQYRVKVQVPTITSGNEGMWARVATLDAGANRGVYFRPQASDEVVLGFLNDDPREPVILGYLHSSSSKESPLPVDSGAEQYGFVTKEGVKLIFDDTNKRLTLSVTTATGEKSVILNDDSGAFVMTDENQNSIKMDSSGITIQAGMGNVIIKGLQVMIN, encoded by the coding sequence ATGTTAGATAGCTTACCACCGGGCACACCACCGCCAACCGACGTAGTTAGCCAAAAGGTTTTGATAAACGGAACCGTGCAGAGCAATGAAGTGTTGCTTTCGCGGATAACCGTAAACAAAACTTTCAACAAAGTGGCCTATGCTAAGATTGTGTTTTTGGATGGGTCAGCATCGGCTGCTGATTTTCCGCTGAGCGATAATGATAATTATAAACCCGGCAACGAGATTGAAATTCAATTGGGCTATCACGGGCAGGTGGAAACTGTTTTTAAAGGAATAATTGTTAAACACGCTATTAAAGCCAGGCAAAACGGCAGCTCATTGCTTTTGATTGAAGCCAAGGATAAAGCTATTAAGCTTACCGCTAACCGCAACAGCGCATATTATATTGAAAAAAAGGATAGTGATGTGATTACTACACTTGCAGGCAGCCTTGACAATGATATTGACGATACAACGGTAACCCATCCCCAACTGGTGCAGTTTGATACTACTGACTGGGATTTTATTGTAACCAGGGCGGAAGCGAATGGTATGCTGGTTTTAACTGATGACGGTAAGCTTGTTGTTAAGAAACCCGCTACCGGCGGCACAGCCGTTTTAACAGCAACTTACGGGCAGGGAATTTATGAATTTGAAGCTGAAATGGATGCCCGCAGGCAGATTGCCGGAGTTACCGGCATATCATGGGACTATACCCAACAGCAGATGGAACAGTCTGACCCTGGTGTTGCTTCTTTTTCCGATAACGGTAATATTTCAACGGCCGACCTGGGCGATGTTATTGGGGCTCAGGTAAAGTTAAACCATCCGGGGCATTTAACACAACCACAGTTACAGGCATGGGCCGACGCTTATGAATTGAGAAACCACCTTTCGAAAAATGTTGGCCGGGTACGAATTCAGGGTAACAGCGGTGTGAAGCCAGGCGCAATGATCACCCTTGCCGGTGTAGGCGACCGTTTTAACGGCGATGTATTTGTTAGCGGCACCCAGCATGTTTTTGATGGCAACTGGATAACTGACGTTCAGTTTGGCTGGAATGAAGAGCTGTTTTATAAAAAAGAAGGTGTAATGGATAAACCAACCGGTGGTTTATTGCCGGGCGTAAACGGTTTACTGATAGGCACAGTGTTGGATGTGGATGACGCCGATGCGGGCCAGTACCGGGTAAAGGTGCAGGTACCTACAATTACATCAGGAAACGAGGGCATGTGGGCCCGCGTAGCAACACTTGATGCCGGTGCAAACCGGGGTGTATATTTCAGGCCCCAGGCATCGGACGAGGTAGTGCTTGGTTTTTTAAACGATGATCCGCGGGAGCCTGTGATACTTGGATACCTGCACAGCAGCAGTTCCAAAGAATCGCCGTTACCGGTAGATTCAGGTGCTGAACAATATGGATTTGTTACAAAGGAAGGGGTGAAATTAATTTTTGACGATACCAACAAGCGCCTCACTTTATCGGTAACAACCGCTACGGGTGAAAAATCTGTGATTTTAAATGATGACTCGGGTGCCTTTGTGATGACGGATGAAAATCAAAACAGCATAAAAATGGACTCGAGCGGAATTACCATACAAGCAGGTATGGGCAATGTAATTATAAAAGGTCTGCAGGTAATGATCAATTAA
- a CDS encoding PAAR domain-containing protein, protein MPPAARASDNHVCPMVNPPPASTPHTGGPILPPGVPTVLIGGMPAATVGNMCTCAGPPDSIVMGSATVMIGGSPAARMGDSTAHGGSIVGGCPTVLIGG, encoded by the coding sequence ATGCCACCAGCAGCACGCGCATCCGATAATCATGTATGCCCGATGGTGAACCCACCGCCGGCATCCACTCCGCACACTGGCGGCCCGATTTTGCCGCCTGGTGTGCCAACTGTTCTAATTGGTGGTATGCCGGCGGCAACGGTTGGCAATATGTGTACCTGTGCAGGTCCGCCTGACAGCATTGTAATGGGGTCGGCAACGGTGATGATAGGTGGTAGCCCGGCAGCGCGGATGGGCGATTCGACAGCACATGGGGGCAGCATTGTGGGAGGCTGCCCAACAGTTTTAATTGGAGGTTGA
- a CDS encoding GPW/gp25 family protein, translating to MAITDQSFLGTGWSFPPTFRRESYTVDMLVNEPDVRSSIEIILSTITGERIMLPTFGCNLQPHVFDVMNTPNVAMIQKIVNDALVFNEPRIIVESVTATPDENHGVLQINIQYTIISTNTRYNYVYPFYINEATNITT from the coding sequence ATGGCTATAACAGACCAATCATTTTTAGGAACGGGGTGGAGTTTTCCACCAACTTTTCGCAGAGAATCATACACAGTTGATATGCTGGTAAATGAGCCGGATGTGCGCAGCAGCATTGAAATAATTTTATCAACCATAACCGGTGAACGGATTATGCTGCCAACTTTCGGCTGCAACCTGCAGCCTCATGTTTTTGATGTAATGAACACGCCAAATGTTGCCATGATCCAAAAAATAGTTAACGATGCGCTTGTTTTTAACGAACCCAGAATTATAGTTGAAAGTGTTACGGCCACACCTGACGAAAACCACGGAGTGTTGCAGATAAATATACAATACACCATTATAAGTACCAATACGCGCTATAATTATGTTTATCCATTCTACATTAATGAGGCAACAAATATTACAACGTGA